The genomic segment CACCAGGATCTCGGCAGCAGCGGGGCGGTTCTGGACGACCTGCGGAGCACGCGCGCTTCGAGCGGCGCAGCGGCCGCTGCATCGCCGGCGCCCGCCTGATGCCGATGCGTCGCGGCCGCCGCGGCAGCGCTCAGAACGGCAGGCCCGTTCGAAACAGCAGCCAGTGCGCGGCGATCTCGCCGACCGCCACGACCAGCGCCGCGATGTAGAAGAGTCCGGTCGCGGCCATCGTCTGCGGTATCGCGAGTGTACGGCGGATGAGCTCGGCCAGCACCAGCGCGAGCGCCCACAGCGCCACGCGTGCAAACACGAGAATGCCGAAGCGTTCGCCGAATGCCGCCTGCAGGCCTGCATCGAAGGTGTCGCCGCCAAGCCAGACAACGGTGATGGCGAAAAAAATCGCGACGATTTCTGCACGAAGGCTCGCGCGATAGAACGCCGTCATCCTGTGCAGAGGCTGCAGATCCAGCCCGGTGTCGATCAGGTACCAGTGTCCGAGCAGCATCCCGGTCGAGGACGCGCCCGTGACGAACGCGCCGCTTAGTGCGGCAACAGCAAAGGCGATCGTTGCAGACACGCCTGCTCCGGCCGGAACGTGTGAAGCGGCGGTGATGGCGAGCGCGAGCAGCCCGAGCAGCGAGGCGATGGCGAAGGCGCGCGCACGCAGCCACGCCAGGTCCAGAAAAAGACTCACGAAATACACGCCCAGAACGGCGCTGAACGCGCACCACGACAGCAGCGCTGCAATGGTGACGGGTGCATCGGCGCCATAGGTGGCTCGCAGCGTTGCTTGTCCCGCCACCAGCAGCAGCGCGCACAGCAGGTAGACGGCGCAGGTCGATTTGTAGAAGCCACGCTCCATTTCGGCGAAGGGCGGCACCGCCATGGCAATGAGCCCGCCCACGGCGAGCTTGCCGAAAAGAAGCAGATACGTATGCGCAAAAAGTGCTTCCACCGCCGCGCACGCTAGTGGCGCCGCAGCGGCGATTCAACGCCGAGCACTGCATCGAAACGAGACAGTGCAATTTGCTCGGCTGCGAATTTCGCGTGATGCCGTGCGATGATCCGCGTCGTTGTCCGCAACCGCTGTCCACACCGCGCACGCGTTGCTGTGCCCTCATTGCACGGTCTGAACCGTCGTTCCGAGTTATCGACAGCGATTGCGACGCGTAACAAAAACGCTCGGCAGAACGCGTACCTCGCGCAAGCCATTGCAGAGCATGCTGTGCACGGCGGCGCAATTCTCGTTAGAAAATAACACTGCCGTCATTCGTCCTTGCCTGAGACCGTGCGGATTTGTACATCCCTCGTGTCGCGCGGGATGCGCAGCGGCGCTCTTCGGCGCAAGCCAAGACGTCGTCGCAGCACGGTGGGTGCAAGCAGAGCGCGGCGATCCGGACAAGCGAATCATTCAGGCGCCGGGCCCGCACGTCATGCCTTCCGGCGAGGGCACTCGTGTTGGCGGCGGCGGATCATGCGGACGTCCTTTGAGGCTGGGTAAGGGGTCGAGATGATTGGAAGCAATGATACGGAGCGACTTTGGACGCAGGCCTGCTCGTACATCGAGGAGCGGGTTTCGGAGAAGGATTTTCAGACGTGGATCCTGGAGCTCAACGCGCGGTCGTTCGACGGGGAGACGCTGACGCTGGAGGCTCCATTCGGACTTTTTCGTGACAGGGTGCGACAGTCCTTCCTGCCCGCCATCGAGACCGCGGTGGCAACGGCAGCGAAGAAGCCGTGCCGCGTCGTCGTTGTCGTCGGCCAGTACGGCATGGCCTCCAATGCGCACCGGCTGCGCACGACCAGCGCCGGCCCGGCGCGTGGCTGCGCACCGGCCGCCAAGGCGAAGCCGGTGCGCGAGAAGACCTTCGACAATTTTCTTGTCGGCGACGGCAACCGTCTCGCCTATCTCGGCGCGCGACAGCTCGCCGAAGGCAGCGCCGGCGAGTCCGGCAACCCTCTGTTCCTCTATGGCGGCGTCGGCCTCGGAAAGACGCACCTGCTGATGGCCATCGCGCACGCGCTGCGCGCCGCCGGCAAGCGCGTCCTCTACTACCAGGGCGAGGATTTCACCCGCCGGATGGTCGAGGCGCTGCAGGGCGGCCGCATGGAGTCGTTCCATCGCGAGTTCCGCGGCGCCGAAGCCCTGCTCATCGACGACGTGCAGTTCCTGTCGGGAAAGAAGCGCACGCAGCAGGAGCTCTACCACGTCTTCAACCTGTTGCACCAAGCGGGCAAGCCGATCGCGCTGGCCAGCGACCGTCCGCCCGATGAGCTCGAGAACCTGGAGCGCGGGCTGCACAGCCGCTTTGCCGGCGGCCTGCTCGCCGACCTCGGTCCGCTCGACCGCGATCTGCGCCTGCGCATTCTCAAGGGCAAGCTGTCGGAGTCGGGCATCAACCTCGACGACCACATCCTGGAGCGCCTGGCCGTGCAGCTGCAGGGCAGCGTGCGCGAGGTCGAAGGCCTGGTGTCGCGCCTGCGGGCGGCCAGCAACCACCAGACGATGCCGCTCGACGACGGCGTCGTCGAGACGATGATCACGCCGTACCTGGCACGGCGCGGACCCATCGATCTCGACGTGGTCATCGACACCGTGGCGTGGGTGCACGGGCTGACGCGCGACGAGCTGCTCTCGCGCGACCGCAGCCGCCGCGTGGCCTGGCCGCGCCACATCGCGGCCTACATGTGCCGCAAGCTGACGGCGGCATCGCTGCCCGAGATCGGGCACGCGCTCGGCGGCCGCAATCACACCTCCATCCTGCGCGCGGTTCGCTCGGTGGGCGAGCGGCAGTCGGGCGATCAGACCTTCGCAGCACGCCTGCAGCAGATGGAGAAGATGCTCGGAACCTCCCCGCAGCTGCGCGGCCGCGTGCAGCCCGCCACCTGACGGAATGGGGCCAGGTCTTGCTTTAGAGCATTCTGCTCTGATGCAAGACCTGGCCCCGCGAGCGTGAGGCACGCAAGCGACGGCCACCTCGCGCTGCCCGACGCCGAAGGGCC from the Candidatus Limnocylindrales bacterium genome contains:
- the dnaA gene encoding chromosomal replication initiator protein DnaA; translation: MIGSNDTERLWTQACSYIEERVSEKDFQTWILELNARSFDGETLTLEAPFGLFRDRVRQSFLPAIETAVATAAKKPCRVVVVVGQYGMASNAHRLRTTSAGPARGCAPAAKAKPVREKTFDNFLVGDGNRLAYLGARQLAEGSAGESGNPLFLYGGVGLGKTHLLMAIAHALRAAGKRVLYYQGEDFTRRMVEALQGGRMESFHREFRGAEALLIDDVQFLSGKKRTQQELYHVFNLLHQAGKPIALASDRPPDELENLERGLHSRFAGGLLADLGPLDRDLRLRILKGKLSESGINLDDHILERLAVQLQGSVREVEGLVSRLRAASNHQTMPLDDGVVETMITPYLARRGPIDLDVVIDTVAWVHGLTRDELLSRDRSRRVAWPRHIAAYMCRKLTAASLPEIGHALGGRNHTSILRAVRSVGERQSGDQTFAARLQQMEKMLGTSPQLRGRVQPAT